A single window of Aquarana catesbeiana isolate 2022-GZ linkage group LG10, ASM4218655v1, whole genome shotgun sequence DNA harbors:
- the LOC141110981 gene encoding uncharacterized protein, which translates to MSLNYLCFGSFWRNLTSPMIHWNRGTAVQIDTIKDHPEMQLIIGQLGTDMVVLTMAARITQSIFTLVRNLLHRRPLGWKIIPKDWKSKAFQAVLWMCWNIIDVLLAVEVTNVLIYKNMSKQSTHTGQSMNTISIKCHWGCKAELNKQNMVPEKELPSPRMEILQRNSYMEEDCDHKGFSDMDVMVSKETLLPSCTNPFILSMIYVPSEDGESSPPSDKSDLSEGEFDGDSLPPCEETSLSESESEDEETERDSSVEDSSVDSGMQESWTLKSKEDTDESEEESDWSDEENDSWDEASDTDCSRDDELWASFCRNDDPYNPFSFAKPTRSPKSPSIAEHGGCQTLKCTMKPVLSSSKCSYKCASQKDESESFEVKQNENPGVKKVRFSSNVTVHRMVTWSYAYRMSRKGPWEEYARDHCRFQKRIAEAEAAIGFCLQPDHREKIWAARHYKEDGDLSC; encoded by the exons ATGAGTCTCAACTACCTCTGTTTTGGCTCCTTCTGGAGGAATCTTACCTCTCCGATGATCCATTGGAATCGAGGAACTGCTGTCCAGATTGACACCATCAAAGACCATCCGGAAATGCAGCTCATCATTGGTCAGCTGGGAACAGATATGGTGGTGTTAACAATGGCTGCCAGAATTACACAGTCCATCTTCACTCTGGTCAGAAATCTTCTGCATAGAAGGCCATTGGGTTGGAAGATCATTCCTAAAGATTGGAAGAGTAAAGCTTTTCAGGCTGTGCTGTGGATGTGCTGGAATATCATAGATGTGTTATTAGCTGTGGAGGTGACTAATGTGTTGATTTACAAGAACATGTCTAAACAGTCAACACATACAGGACAGTCAATGAATACCATCTCTATAAAGTGTCACTGGGGCTGTAAAGCCGAGTTAAATAAACAGAATATGGTTCCAGAAAAGGAGCTGCCCAGTCCCAGAATGGAGATTCTTCAGAGAAATTCTTACATGGAAGAGGATTGTGACCACAAAGGGTTTTCTGACATGGATGTCATGGTCAGTAAAGAGACACTTCTACCTTCCTGTACAAACCCCTTCATTTTGTCAATGATCTATGTACCATCAGAGGATGGGGAGTCCTCACCCCCATCCGATAAGTCTGATCTTAGCGAGGGTGAATTTGATGGCGATTCCTTGCCTCCATGTGAAGAGACCAGTCTCAGCGAGTCTGAGTCTGAAGATGAAGAGACTGAAAGAGATTCTTCCGTTGAAGATAGCTCAGTGGACAGTGGCATGCAAGAGTCATGGACTCTGAAGTCCAAGGAAGAcacagatgagagtgaagaagaAAGTGATTGGTCAGACGAAGAAAATGATTCGTGGGATGAAGCAAGTGATACAGACTGCAGTAGGGATGATGAATTGTGGGCTTCCTTCTGTCGGAATGATGACCCATATAATCCGTTTTCTTTTGCCAAGCCCACCAGAAGTCCTAAAAGTCCCTCTATTGCAGAGCATGGGGGATGTCAAACTTTGAAATGTACCATGAAGCCAGTCCTTTCAAGTTCTAAATGCTCTTACAAGTGTGCAAGCCAGAAGGATGAATCTGAATCCTTTGAAGTAAAGCAAAATGAAAACCCAGGAGTTAAGAAG GTGCGTTTTTCATCCAATGTCACTGTGCATCGTATGGTCACATGGAGCTACGCTTACAGAATGTCTCGCAAAGGCCCATGGGAAGAGTATGCTCGGGATCACTGTCGCTTCCAGAAACGTATTGCTGAGGCTGAGGCTGCCATTGGCTTCTGCTTACAACCTGATCACAGGGAGAAGATATGGGCTGCAAGACACTATAAAGAAGACGGAGACCTTAGTTGCTGA